In the genome of Nycticebus coucang isolate mNycCou1 chromosome 12, mNycCou1.pri, whole genome shotgun sequence, one region contains:
- the MGP gene encoding matrix Gla protein — MKTLLLLTILAALALAVLCYESHESMESYEINPFLSRRNANTFISQQQRWRAKAQERVRERTKPAYEIHREACDDYKLCERYALVYGYNAAYDRYFRQRRGAK; from the exons ATGAAGACTCTGCTCCTTCTCACCATCCTGGCTGCCTTAGCGTTGGCGGTGTTGTGTTATG AATCTCATGAAAGCATGGAATCCTATGAAATTA atCCCTTCCTTAGCAGGAGAAATGCAAATACCTTTATATCCCAGCAGCAGAGATGGAGAGCTAAAGCCCAGGAGAG aGTCCGAGAACGCACCAAGCCCGCCTACGAGATCCATCGTGAAGCCTGTGATGACTACAAGCTCTGTGAACGCTACGCCCTGGTTTATGGGTACAACGCAGCCTACGACCGCTACTTCAGGCAGCGCCGAGGGGCCAAGTGA